A DNA window from Ranitomeya imitator isolate aRanImi1 chromosome 2, aRanImi1.pri, whole genome shotgun sequence contains the following coding sequences:
- the LOC138664870 gene encoding uncharacterized protein, producing MERKRLRVDGIPTDIPAERAKDKLTIHFLRSRNGGGEVEKINIIQGNPTYAIVTFEDDEVVESVLRINDHFLQVKDKRYDLVVSEFTRKVELEEVFQKLSLTVNYNKFPESCRSLLKNLMQTHTDVKFDFDKEPMTCVISGPYARIQTMAQEILSKLEIGCTNLKEISSDTRRKTKTDRLKNSDPQDITQVMVQRSVPVYGSEVEARYSQLTESLEHLQEPFVWDSDIFKYIQKFQSSEYQEILNKYHVHAVDESGDGITTIYLQSVKGGKNHMADLSSARFRLMGLYQGLELLLRKEQINKRDVYGEQDFHNLLLRDLQRLYPMLLCHDDDRYVYLIGNGVDVAQGKQYISDVQLKFDRPSSYRDTQYKASGSTTMSEVGSHSLSPTYKHESKVGSRIAASFSIPTTHSSYASKSHIDEKYLISSNSYSRQLLDRERGPTNDKTSVRSAITSVEDLSLLQPNEKLESKTMPSFKKMDVLPVLKTSREDIRQSRATSKPTGPLKPVRITKASSELPYSSLVDVNSPLVDLKMPEGKLRRSNSLSRVYSKESASSEQQSDSLIAKDEVIVAHWLWHYIKQNYGSDIKSWCSEVVLIEEEKQNGNICLKLKATNKTNLILTKERIQLLCWKEDVRTTSSCLDYATLGVQGQDDSALVQWCELFQKCSKMLSVKLQKENLVLIYPKQIQDRVLEVYSQHIECKTKSPSNDTMTDDGLSPLHLKDKFEFSDKNMAGDSIAEQKQSSEDNVFGKTHLEQLSVQLSSEDNFRTGKGLVDPNYSQVSGTEVFPDITNENKAYFDNLAPSSLDEYSKYSKEFQQFIDEPKNSLTSEKNQMDFYTTKKQLETVATEVKTYNHGSYTSEIVTEEIDFSPSNLQNQSDLETHCGDQGISKDDYKPPYQSSSSQLRSPAVGQESEVMNSTICVQCKNIGTTIQSSGQNVCVKCITASIMSGLNDKSALRASLVYTSMSLRLPGYDQYTSVKIIYEVPDGVQRVGDPHPGCQYRGGKFEAYLPDNREGKKLLALLQKALDEGLIFHIKTFETGEKVTWYKIPHKTSPDGGKQKNGYPDLTYLKSTIAILKENGIE from the exons atggagaggaaaaggCTGAGAGTGGATGGAATTCCGACTGACATCCCAGCTGAACGTGCAAAGGATAAGCTCACCATACATTTCCTGAGGAGCCGAAACGGGGGAGGAGAAGTGGAAAAAATCAACATTATCCAAGGAAATCCAACTTATGCCATTGTTACTTTTGAAGACGACGAAG TGGTTGAGAGCGTCCTGAGAATTAATGATCACTTCTTGCAAGTAAAAGACAAGagatatgacctggtggtcagtgaATTTACCAGGAAGGTGGAACTAGAAGAG gtATTTCAGAAGTTGTCATTGACTGTAAACTACAATAAGTTCCCAGAAAGTTGTAGAAGTCTTCTAAAGAATTTAATGCAGACTCATACAGATGTGAAGTTTGACTTTGATAAAGAACCCATGACATGTGTCATCAGTGGGCCATATGCCAGGATACAGACTATGGCACAGGAAATATTAAGCAAATTAGAAATCGGATGTACAAACTTAAAGGAGATTTCATCAGATACACGAAGGAAAACCAAGACTGACCGTCTGAAAAATTCAGACCCTCAAGATATCACACAAGTTATGGTTCAAAGATCTGTGCCTGTGTACGGAAGCGAAGTCGAAGCAAGATACAGTCAGCTGACTGAATCCCTGGAGCATTTGCAGGAACCTTTTGTCTGGGATTCTGATATCTTCAAATACATACAAAAGTTCCAAAGTTCTGAATATCAAGAAATACTAAACAAATATCATGTTCATGCAGTGGATGAAAGTGGAGATGGAATCACCACAATTTATCTTCAGTCTGTAAAAGGGGGTAAAAACCATATGGCAGACTTGAGTTCTGCACGATTCAGGCTCATGGGTCTTTATCAAGGATTAGAACTACTTCTAAGGAAAGAACAGATAAACAAGAGAGATGTATATGGAGAGCAGGACTTTCATAACCTTCTTTTGAGAGACCTCCAAAGACTGTATCCTATGCTTCTTTGTCATGATGACGACAGATATGTGTACCTTATTGGAAATGGGGTTGATGTGGCTCAAGGGAAACAATACATCAGTGATGTACAACTGAAATTTGATAGGCCATCAAGTTATCGAGACACACAATATAAAGCAAGTGGGTCAACTACCATGTCAGAAGTAGGGTCGCATTCCTTGTCCCCTACCTACAAACATGAAAGCAAAGTTGGAAGCAGAATAGCCGCCTCGTTTAGCATTCCTACAACCCACAGCTCATATGCATCAAAGTCTCATATAGATGAGAAATACCTAATATCATCAAATAGTTATAGCAGACAGCTACTAGATCGTGAGAGAGGTCCCACCAATGATAAGACATCTGTCAGATCTGCAATTACAAGTGTTGAAGATTTGAGTCTCTTGCAACCAAATGAGAAATTGGAAAGCAAAACCATGCCATCGTTCAAAAAAATGGATGTACTCCCAGTCCTGAAAACGAGCAGAGAGGATATAAGGCAAAGCAGAGCCACCTCCAAACCTACAGGTCCACTGAAACCTGTCCGAATTACAAAAGCATCAAGTGAGCTTCCCTATTCTAGCTTGGTAGACGTGAACTCACCATTAGTCGACCTCAAAATGCCAGAAGGTAAACTTAGAAGGTCTAATAGCCTGTCTCGTGTATATTCTAAAgagagtgcctcttctgagcaacaGAGCGATTCACTGATAGCCAAAGACGAAGTCATTGTGGCACATTGGTTGTGGCATTATATTAAACAAAACTATGGCTCTGACATCAAGAGTTGGTGTTCTGAGGTTGTGTTGATAGAGGAGGAAAAGCAAAATGGAAATATTTGCTTAAAGCTGAAGGCAACTAACAAAACCAATTTGATTTTAACAAAGGAAAGGATTCAACTATTGTGTTGGAAAGAAGATGTACGAACCACCAGCTCTTGTCTTGACTATGCCACACTTGGGGTTCAAGGTCAAGATGACAGTGCTTTAGTTCAGTGGTGTGAACTTTTCCAGAAATGCTCCAAAATGCTTTCTGTTAAGCTCCAGAAAGAAAATCTTGTTCTTATATATCCCAAGCAAATTCAGGACCGTGTCCTTGAAGTGTACAGTCAGCACATAGAATGTAAAACTAAGTCACCTAGTAATGATACAATGACAGATGATGGTCTGTCACCTTTACACCTGAAGGACAAATTTGAGTTTTCTGACAAGAATATGGCTGGAGATTCTATTGCTGAGCAAAAGCAAAGTTCAGAAGACAATGTTTTTGGCAAGACACACCTTGAACAGTTATCTGTTCAGTTAAGTAGTGAAGATAACTTTCGAACTGGAAAAGGTTTGGTCGATCCAAACTATTCCCAGGTTAGCGGAACAGAAGTATTTCCAGACATCACCAATGAAAACAAAGCCTATTTTGATAATTTAGCACCATCATCCTTAGATGAATACTCTAAATATTCCAAAGAATTTCAACAATTCATTGACGAACCAAAAAATAGCTTGACGTCAGAGAAGAATCAGATGGATTTCTACACCACAAAAAAACAATTAGAAACTGTAGCAACAGAAGTGAAAACTTATAATCATGGTTCCTATACTAGTGAGATTGTAACAGAAGAGATTGACTTCTCTCcatcgaatctccaaaatcagagtGACCTAGAGACACATTGTGGTGATCAGGGCATCTCCAAAGATGATTACAAACCACCGTATCAGAGCAGTTCATCTCAGCTGCGGAGTCCTGCAGTTGGCCAAGAGTCAGAGGTTATGAATTCTACCATTTGTGTCCAATGTAAGAACATCGGCACAACAATTCAGTCATCTGGTCAAAATGTATGTGTTAAATGTATAACAGCATCTATTATGTCTGGCCTTAATGACAAAAGTGCCTTGAGAGCATCCTTGGTTTACACAAGCATGAGCCTTAGATTACCTGGGTATGACCAATATACCTCCGTGAAGATAATATATGAAGTTCCAGATGGCGTACAAAGG GTTGGAGATCCTCATCCAGGATGCCAGTATAGAGGTGGAAAGTTTGAGGCCTACCTGCCAGATAATCGGGAGGGGAAGAAGCTCCTTGCACTGCTTCAGAAAGCCCTGGATGAAGGCCTCATTTTTCACATCAAGACATTTGAAACAGGAGAAAAAGTCACGTGGTACAAAATTCCTCATAAAACTTCCCCAGATGGAGGAAAGCAAAA